In Drosophila simulans strain w501 chromosome 3R, Prin_Dsim_3.1, whole genome shotgun sequence, a single window of DNA contains:
- the LOC6727744 gene encoding uncharacterized protein LOC6727744 — MANAVVDEETLEAMVYERSKAWSSKMADFANLEDGMEIDVAEFDNLFHGEDEDPELDDVAKEAVEDNVPDEAKLEMGHINATSVTELTLILCASEDNEAKAEIEEILNQTVPVVEEHKRKWREAGLDRILDTFDEKQIEHHVGRWMRRHNSVYLEASPPKYHPPHHNSISDESDESMHSIDTARYIQQSRRRNAHTTNKNSNMTTIKMYRKHSHKRDELRAKYAYGDEQEHRHHMQAVLLRRRERERQLAYLASTPMQCVYSSGHHMRRKNLRKRRINSWIFDSASSSEEDTSFGGCDCHSCRRHYALSRSVYQSCPYGRGQREYHHRQMASRTMHTMRRQHTFDMEMDLRPRLPENECSCCNSDRLCSNVIHIANSSTEEWVVENRSNHLTQESPEKTRKQKHPPLDARKISHQSVRSKGHEQKPLSSKATSASKLVLSKEKYMQMFDSESSDENNALAKKRLLCCSDKKKGISFPTPKAAGKITHLTSSAKKALRKEARPNGLAQIQEEGPTAPKAPIESIYNPVAHMKSVSVDGASDTSAALESPAKKAPKRAIIETSPLKEKELQQHIATIPVADEKTFSPMEKVDHIGRVSFDDRNEEVMHVEKSSTKTAVEKSTKQKRVAVKKSKIPKTIITNNEILEKNSTETVSEKRVADKEKKMLVRKTGATGKPSTPRLKKSEKTKTTSTVTSTSKLERVSEETADVSSEVLAKPKPGGSTTASILRQGDDGASNSEDDLQRALAISKATYKEEQQKRRKTKREPSNKQLQSPAEKSMPVFNNQSVACNSTALANDTACYRVLPKRRGVKRAAAVSTTEEKTATNSSSSPTSSLEEMGSPTGGDPDCTVVTSTTGCEPPASERPEIPATIKITKRGILLHSPSTPEGSNFTLTEQGLGKIIGERWARKYMKYHIGSRSFDSRHSVYYQPTPQLAAALSTPQDSQNLGNISGSSASDDDIFDQINRYGTVYSILENNSGDK, encoded by the exons ATGGCGAATGCGGTGGTGGACGAGGAAACGCTGGAGGCAATGGTCTACGAGCGCTCTAAGGCCTGGTCCAGTAAAATGGCG gaTTTTGCCAACTTGGAAGACGGCATGGAGATAGACGTGGCCGAGTTCGACAACTTGTTCCACGGCGAGGACGAGGACCCTGAACTGGATGACGTGGCAAAGGAGGCTGTGGAGGACAATGTGCCTGACGAGGCAAAGCTTGAAATGGGCCACATCAACGCCACCAGCGTTACGGAACTGACACTGATCCTTTGCGCCAGTGAGGACAACGAGGCAAAGGCGGAGATCGAGGAAATCCTTAATCAAACGGTGCCGGTGGTCGAGGAGCACAAGCGCAAGTGGCGAGAGGCGGGATTGGATCGCATTCTGGACACTTTTGATGAAAAGCAGATCGAACACCATGTGGGCCGCTGGATGCGAAGGCACAACAGCGTCTACTTGGAGGCCTCACCGCCAAAGTACCACCCACCGCACCACAACTCAATCTCAGACGAAAGCGACGAATCGATGCACTCCATCGACACGGCTCGCTACATCCAGCAGAGTCGCCGGCGCAATGCGCACACGACCAACAAGAACTCCAACATGACCACCATCAAGATGTACCGTAAACATTCCCACAAACGAGACGAGTTGCGGGCAAAGTACGCCTACGGTGACGAGCAGGAGCATCGTCACCACATGCAGGCTGTGCTGCTTCGCCGACGTGAGAGGGAGCGCCAGCTGGCCTACCTGGCGTCGACGCCGATGCAATGCGTCTACTCCAGCGGCCATCATATGAGACGCAAGAATCTGCGTAAGCGGCGCATAAACTCCTGGATATTTGACTCGGCATCTAGCAGCGAGGAAGATACATCATTCGGTGGCTGCGACTGCCACTCCTGCCGGAGGCATTACGCTTTGTCTAGAAGTGTCTACCAGTCCTGCCCGTACGGCAGGGGTCAACGCGAGTACCACCACCGCCAGATGGCATCTCGAACCATGCACACTATGCGCCGCCAACACACCTTCGATATGGAAATGGACTTGAGACCCAGGCTGCCGGAGAACGAGTGTAGTTGCTGCAATAGTGACCGCTTATGCTCCAATGTCATTCACATTGCCAATAGCTCAACCGAAGAGTGGGTGGTGGAGAACAGAAGTAATCATTTGACCCAGGAGTCACCGGAAAAGACTAGGAAGCAAAAGCACCCTCCGCTGGATGCCAGGAAAATTAGTCATCAATCCGTTCGCTCCAAAGGTCACGAACAAAAACCACTCAGTTCAAAAGCTACCTCTGCTTCCAAATTGGTCTTATCGAAAGAAAAgtatatgcaaatgtttgaTAGTGAGTCTTCCGATGAAAATAACGccttggcaaaaaaaagattGCTATGCTGTTcggataaaaaaaaaggaatttcaTTTCCAACTCCAAAGGCCGCAGGTAAAATTACTCATCTTACTTCCTCTGCGAAGAAGGCTTTAAGAAAAGAAGCGCGTCCCAATGGTTTGGCACAAATCCAAGAAGAAGGGCCGACTGCACCGAAGGCTCCAATTGAATCCATTTATAATCCAGTTGCTCATATGAAAAGCGTATCTGTTGACGGAGCAAGTGATACATCTGCAGCATTAGAATCTCCAGCTAAGAAAGCGCCTAAGAGGGCTATTATTGAAACTTCACCACTCAAAGAAAAAGAATTGCAGCAGCATATAGCAACAATCCCTGTAGCTGACGAAAAGACATTTAGTCCTATGGAAAAAGTGGATCATATTGGAAGAGTATCTTTCGACGACAGAAATGAGGAAGTCATGCACGTGGAGAAGTCATCGACTAAGACTGCCGTTGAAAAGTCTACCAAACAGAAAAGGGTTGCTGTTAAAAAGTCCAAAATTCCGAAGACCATTATTACTAACAACGAAATCCTGGAAAAAAACAGCACTGAAACCGTATCTGAAAAACGAGTTGCAGATAAGGAAAAAAAGATGTTAGTTAGAAAGACAGGTGCGACCGGAAAACCGTCTACTCCGAGATTGAAAAAGtcagaaaaaacgaaaacaacttCTACTGTGACTTCGACCTCGAAGTTAGAGCGAGTTAGTGAAGAGACAGCCGATGTATCATCAGAAGTACTGGCAAAACCTAAACCAGGAGGTTCAACTACGGCAAGCATTTTAAGGCAAGGTGATGATGGGGCATCAAACTCGGAGGATGATCTGCAACGGGCCCTGGCTATTTCGAAGGCCACCTACAAGGAGGAACAACAGAAGcgcaggaaaacaaaaagggagCCCTCTAATAAGCAGCTCCAATCACCTGCAGAGAAATCAATGCCGGTATTCAACAATCAGAGCGTAGCGTGCAACTCCACAGCTTTGGCCAACGACACTGCTTGCTACCGCGTGCTTCCCAAGAGACGAGGTGTCAAGAGGGCAGCCGCTGTAAGCACTACGGAGGAGAAGACAGCGACGAACAGCTCGAGCTCCCCAACGAGCAGCTTGGAAGAGATGGGCAGCCCCACGGGCGGGGATCCTGACTGCACTGTAGTTACGTCTACCACTGGGTGCGAACCGCCTGCAAGTGAGCGACCAGAGATTCCAGCGACCATCAAGATCACCAAGCGCGGCATTCTGCTGCACAGTCCTTCCACACCGGAAGGCTCCAACTTTACACTGACCGAGCAGGGACTCGGAAAGATTATTGGAGAACGTTGGGCCCGCAAGTACATGAAGTACCACATCGGCAGTCGGAGCTTTGATAGCCGGCACTCGGTTTACTATCAGCCGACTCCCCAACTCGCCGCTGCTCTCAGTACTCCGCAGGATTCGCAAAACCTCGGAAACATCTCGGGCTCCAGTGCCAGCGATGATGACATCTTCGATCAAATCAATCGATATGGAACGGTGTACAGCATACTCGAGAATAATTCCGGTGACAAGTGA